In the Populus trichocarpa isolate Nisqually-1 chromosome 1, P.trichocarpa_v4.1, whole genome shotgun sequence genome, one interval contains:
- the LOC7467986 gene encoding signal recognition particle 54 kDa protein 2 yields the protein MVLAQLGGSISRAIQQMSNATIIDEKALNDCLNEITRALLQSDVQFKLVRDMQTNIKKIVNLDDLAAGHNKRRIIQQAIFNELCKILDPGKSSFTPKKGKTSVVMFVGLQGSGKTTTCTKYAYYHQKKGWKPALVCADTFRAGAFDQLKQNATKAKIPFYGSYTESDPVKIAEEGVETFKKENCDLIIVDTSGRHKQEAALLEEMRQVSEATKPDLIIFVMDSSIGQAAFDQAQAFKQMVAVGAVIITKMDGHAKGGGALSAVAATKSPVIFIGTGEHMDEFEVFDVKPFVSRLLGMGDWSGFMDKIHEVVPMDQQPELLQKLSEGNFTLRIMYEQFQNLLKMGPIGQVFSMLPGFSAELMPKGHEKESQAKIKRYMTMMDSMTNEELDSSNPKLLNDSRMMRIARGAGRPIRDVMEMLEEYKRLAKVWSKMKGLKIPKKGEMSSLSRNMNAQHMSKVLPPQMLKQIGGMGGLQNLMKQMGSAKDMMGMFGGGDK from the exons atggTGTTGGCGCAGTTAGGAGGGAGCATATCCCGAGCAATCCAGCAAATGAGCAATGCAACAATCATCGACGAGAAAGCATTAAACGACTGCTTGAACGAGATCACTCGCGCGCTTCTTCAATCCGATGTCCAATTCAAGCTTGTTCGCGACATGCAAACTAATATCAAGAAAATCGTCAATCTCGACGATCTCGCTGCCGGTCACAACAAGCGCAGAATCATCCAACAA GCGATATTTAACGAGCTCTGCAAGATTTTGGACCCAGGGAAGTCCTCATTTACCCCAAAGAAGGGGAAAACTAGTGTTGTTATGTTTGTAGGTTTACAag GGTCTGGAAAAACGACGACGTGTACAAAATACGCTTATTATCATCAGAAAAAAGGATGGAAACCCGCCCTCGTTTGCGCTGATACGTTTAGAGCTGGTGCATTTGATCAGTTAAAGCAGAATGCAACTAAAGCTAAAATTCCATTTTATGGAAG CTATACGGAATCGGATCCTGTAAAAATAGCTGAGGAAGGTGTAGAAACATTTAAGAAGGAAAATTGTGATCTTATAATTGTTGATACAAGTGGACGGCATAAACAGGAAGCTGCACTTTTGGAAGAAATGCGTCAAGTTTCAGAAGCAACT AAACCGGAtcttattatatttgttatggATAGCAGTATTGGTCAAGCTGCATTTGATCAAGCTCAAGCTTTTAAGCAAATGGTTGCAGTTGGAGCTGTGATTATTACTAAAATGGATGGTCATGCAAAGGGTGGTGGTGCGCTTAGTGC AGTTGCAGCAACTAAGAGTCCTGTCATTTTTATTGGTACTGGAGAGCATATGGATGAGTTCGAAGTCTTTGATGTTAAACCTTTTGTTAGTCGCCTTTTAG GCATGGGTGACTGGTCTGGATTCATGGACAAAATTCATGAGGTTGTTCCCATGGATCAACAGCCCGAGCTTCTACAAAAGCTGTCAGAAGGGAACTTTACCTTAAGGATTATGTATGAGCAATTCCAGAATCTACTAAAAATGGGTCCCATTGGCCAG GTATTTTCAATGCTTCCTGGGTTTAGTGCTGAATTAATGCCAAAAGGTCATGAAAAGGAAAGCCAGGCTAAGATTAAGCGATACATGACCATGATGGATTCAATGACTAATGAAG AGTTGGATAGTTCAAATCCAAAGCTCTTGAATGACTCACGAATGATGAGGATAGCACGGGGTGCTGGCCGTCCAATTAGAGATGTAATGGAAATGTTGGAAGAGTACAAGCGACTTGCTAAAGTCTGGAGCAAAATGAAGGGGCTTAAGATTCCGAAGAAGGGTGAGATGAGTTCCCTGTCTAGAAACATGAATGCACAGCACATGAGCAAAGTCCTCCCTCCACAGATGCTGAAGCAGATTGGTGGCATGGGTGGTTTGCAAAACTTAATGAAGCAAATGGGATCAGCTAAAGACATGATGGGCATGTTTGGAGGCGGGGACAAGTAA